Proteins encoded together in one Nitrospiraceae bacterium window:
- a CDS encoding ribonuclease H-like domain-containing protein, whose product MSRLIIDIETAGKDFDSLDKHTQDYLLKWAETEEEIKDIKESLALYPLTGEIIVIGLFDPDLDKGAVYFQSPEILSFPFEKDGVKFEPGTEKEILEKFWDKVKKYSEIVTFNGRAFDCPFILVRSAKHKIRPTKELMPNRYNGSHIDLLDQLAFYGASRRKFSLDMWCRTFGIKSPKEDGITGAEVKNLFAEKKYIDIAKYCLGDLKATKDLLYYWENFIKLNP is encoded by the coding sequence ATGTCACGTCTTATTATTGATATAGAAACTGCAGGCAAAGATTTTGATTCTCTTGATAAGCACACTCAGGACTATCTTCTCAAATGGGCAGAAACTGAAGAGGAAATCAAGGATATCAAGGAAAGCCTTGCACTGTATCCTCTCACCGGAGAGATAATTGTAATCGGGCTTTTCGATCCGGATTTAGATAAAGGCGCTGTTTATTTTCAATCCCCTGAAATCCTTTCGTTCCCATTCGAAAAAGACGGAGTAAAATTCGAACCCGGCACAGAAAAAGAAATATTAGAAAAATTTTGGGACAAGGTAAAAAAATACAGCGAGATAGTGACATTCAATGGAAGGGCTTTCGACTGCCCGTTTATACTCGTGCGCTCTGCAAAACACAAGATAAGACCTACAAAAGAACTTATGCCTAACAGATATAACGGCTCTCATATAGACCTTCTGGATCAGCTTGCATTCTACGGCGCATCAAGACGCAAGTTCAGTCTGGACATGTGGTGCAGGACTTTTGGGATAAAGAGTCCTAAAGAAGACGGGATAACCGGGGCAGAGGTTAAAAATCTCTTTGCTGAAAAGAAATACATCGATATCGCAAAATACTGTCTCGGTGATCTTAAGGCAACAAAAGATCTCTTATATTACTGGGAAAACTTTATAAAACTTAATCCATAA
- a CDS encoding methionine synthase, producing the protein MHTNPFKLKTFSTTGIGSLPHKDPVEACTIIIETFDIPFWPQLPRLSFRESMVAQYSEGMPFIKINPEKQSIWIDRNKSDDLERFYETYNEDIKIAISEDYAKGLHTFLNIVTNRFDFVKGHVTGPLTFTLGLRDRAGKAIFFDEELREIGLMLLKAKIRWQIAALKQFADNVIIFIDEPILSALGSTAYMGVDPAESARMLIETSDAIKLAGGISAIHCCGNADWGAVIRTGIDILNFDAYSYFETILIYEKALSEFIERGGYLAWGIVPTTDALNDETYDSMKEKLNKKINMLGKIIPEEKILSQSILTPSCGIGSRTIQDAHRIFQLLVHLKESFTIQ; encoded by the coding sequence ATGCATACCAACCCTTTTAAATTAAAAACTTTTTCAACAACAGGAATCGGAAGCCTTCCTCATAAAGACCCTGTTGAGGCGTGCACAATCATCATCGAGACATTCGACATCCCTTTCTGGCCGCAGCTTCCAAGACTCTCATTCAGAGAATCCATGGTTGCACAGTATTCTGAAGGAATGCCTTTTATAAAGATAAATCCTGAAAAACAGTCAATATGGATAGACAGAAACAAAAGCGATGACCTGGAAAGATTTTATGAAACCTATAATGAAGATATAAAGATCGCCATCTCAGAAGATTATGCAAAAGGGCTGCACACCTTCTTGAATATAGTAACAAACAGGTTTGATTTCGTAAAAGGACACGTAACCGGACCTCTTACCTTCACACTTGGATTAAGAGACAGGGCAGGGAAGGCAATTTTTTTCGATGAAGAGCTGAGGGAGATAGGCTTAATGCTGCTAAAGGCCAAAATCCGCTGGCAGATAGCTGCGTTAAAGCAGTTTGCTGACAATGTAATTATATTTATTGATGAACCAATATTGTCCGCGCTCGGAAGCACTGCTTATATGGGCGTTGACCCTGCTGAATCAGCCCGTATGTTAATAGAAACCTCTGATGCTATTAAACTTGCCGGAGGCATATCAGCAATTCACTGCTGCGGAAATGCTGACTGGGGAGCTGTAATTAGAACAGGCATCGATATTCTTAATTTCGACGCATATTCATATTTCGAGACCATACTTATTTATGAAAAGGCCCTGTCTGAATTTATCGAAAGAGGCGGATATCTTGCATGGGGAATTGTTCCGACAACAGATGCGCTCAATGATGAAACATATGATTCAATGAAAGAAAAACTCAACAAAAAAATAAATATGCTTGGGAAGATTATTCCAGAGGAAAAAATTCTTTCTCAGTCAATATTAACTCCGTCCTGCGGCATAGGCTCAAGAACAATACAGGACGCGCACAGAATTTTTCAGCTTCTTGTGCACTTAAAAGAATCATTCACCATTCAATAA